In the genome of Actinomadura graeca, one region contains:
- a CDS encoding sugar phosphate isomerase/epimerase family protein, translating into MQVGIDGRKVPGATGRPAIERLDLAKELGLDGVFYRTVFDMDPALDPGRLAELRAHADDLGMYLEAGVGLVNPYALAEHPHLRRAGDGDTLLGFRRAIEAAVGMGCRELWVVTGGFKSFPGRFAYDRFRTDVDWQAQLAETARFLELLAPICREHGVHLNLETHEEITSFELIRLIEGVGPDVLGITFDTTNLLQRGENPLDSARRVAPYVRQTHIKDCLLGLGADGMRYQLRPVGSGSLDLAGILRILRDAGARPNLSLETLTSATESGGGEDCLHPYLRPLTIEMYDPVWHAMHPDLGSAEFAATIRLAVEGERRVAEGEVESLSAFARCPFTHADAVAFVKAGAAHLRSLTSAGSVPCTT; encoded by the coding sequence ATGCAGGTCGGAATCGACGGACGCAAAGTGCCCGGAGCCACGGGGCGGCCGGCCATCGAGCGGTTGGACCTGGCGAAGGAGCTGGGCCTGGACGGCGTGTTCTACCGGACCGTCTTCGACATGGACCCCGCCCTGGACCCCGGCCGCCTGGCCGAGCTCCGCGCCCACGCCGACGATCTCGGGATGTACCTGGAGGCCGGGGTCGGCCTCGTCAACCCGTACGCGCTGGCCGAGCACCCCCATCTGCGGCGCGCGGGCGACGGCGACACCCTGCTCGGCTTCCGCCGCGCGATCGAGGCGGCGGTCGGCATGGGGTGCCGTGAGCTGTGGGTCGTCACCGGCGGCTTCAAGAGCTTCCCCGGCCGGTTCGCCTACGACCGTTTCCGCACCGACGTCGACTGGCAGGCGCAGCTCGCCGAGACCGCGCGGTTCCTGGAGCTGCTCGCGCCGATCTGCCGGGAGCACGGCGTCCACCTGAACCTGGAGACCCACGAGGAGATCACCTCCTTCGAGCTGATCCGGCTGATCGAGGGCGTCGGCCCCGACGTCCTCGGCATCACCTTCGACACCACCAACCTCCTGCAGCGCGGGGAGAACCCGCTGGACAGCGCCCGGCGGGTGGCGCCCTACGTCCGCCAGACCCACATCAAGGACTGCCTCCTCGGCCTCGGCGCGGACGGCATGCGGTACCAGCTGCGGCCGGTCGGCAGCGGCTCGCTCGATCTGGCGGGGATCCTGCGGATCCTGCGGGACGCCGGGGCCCGGCCCAACCTGAGCCTGGAGACCCTCACCTCGGCGACGGAGTCCGGCGGCGGCGAGGACTGCCTGCACCCGTACCTGCGCCCGCTGACGATCGAGATGTACGACCCGGTCTGGCACGCCATGCACCCCGACCTGGGCTCCGCCGAGTTCGCCGCCACCATCCGGCTGGCCGTGGAGGGTGAGCGCAGGGTGGCCGAGGGCGAGGTCGAGTCGCTCTCCGCGTTCGCCCGGTGCCCGTTCACCCACGCCGACGCGGTGGCGTTCGTCAAGGCGGGCGCCGCCCACCTCCGCTCGCTCACGTCCGCCGGGAGCGTCCCGTGTACGACGTAG
- a CDS encoding ABC transporter substrate-binding protein encodes MTEQSKIIPGPAGAAPEGSAQSRRGFLKTVAAGSLLAGAGSLAAACGGGSTKAGPGSAKLKVALGWVTNIEFAGFWLAAERGYYRDEGLDVVFKGGGTNSPLPHVQLASGAADFAVDPNMRQVLEVIGKGNDLVMLGAQFQTDPNGLLSLAKRPLTKASELPGLRILSQQGTQPVIEGLYKANHLKPDFKFIPTGFDPGALVEGKGDAYNCFVTNQPITLETKFGLQRGSGYEVVTYGALGCPAYANMISCKRAMLTQKRDVAVKFMRASARGWQDNLADPNAAVKLVIQKYGVDLGLNEKQQSRENQLQTPLTESALTKSKGMLRIDPEVMKTQMYPWLRLAGAQQLPDLGKAVDTSVLDEVFKNGPRL; translated from the coding sequence ATGACCGAACAATCCAAGATCATTCCTGGTCCGGCCGGCGCGGCGCCGGAAGGCTCGGCCCAGTCCCGCCGCGGCTTCCTCAAGACCGTGGCGGCGGGGTCGCTGCTGGCCGGCGCCGGGTCGCTGGCGGCGGCCTGCGGGGGCGGCTCGACGAAGGCCGGCCCCGGCTCGGCGAAGCTCAAGGTCGCCCTGGGATGGGTGACCAACATCGAGTTCGCCGGGTTCTGGCTCGCCGCCGAGCGGGGCTACTACCGCGACGAGGGCCTGGACGTCGTGTTCAAGGGCGGCGGCACCAACTCGCCGCTCCCGCACGTCCAGCTCGCCTCCGGCGCGGCCGACTTCGCGGTCGACCCCAACATGCGCCAGGTGCTCGAGGTGATCGGCAAGGGCAACGACCTGGTGATGCTCGGCGCCCAGTTCCAGACCGACCCCAACGGCCTGCTCTCGCTGGCCAAGCGCCCGCTGACCAAGGCCAGCGAGCTGCCCGGCCTGCGGATCCTCAGCCAGCAGGGCACGCAGCCGGTGATCGAGGGCCTCTACAAGGCCAACCATCTCAAGCCCGACTTCAAGTTCATCCCGACGGGCTTCGACCCCGGGGCGCTGGTCGAGGGCAAGGGCGACGCCTACAACTGCTTCGTCACCAACCAGCCCATCACGCTGGAGACCAAGTTCGGCCTCCAGCGCGGCTCGGGCTACGAGGTCGTCACCTACGGCGCCCTGGGCTGTCCCGCCTACGCCAACATGATCTCCTGTAAGCGCGCCATGCTGACGCAGAAGCGCGACGTCGCCGTGAAGTTCATGCGGGCGTCCGCCCGCGGCTGGCAGGACAACCTGGCCGACCCCAACGCCGCGGTGAAGCTGGTGATCCAGAAGTACGGCGTCGACCTCGGCCTCAACGAGAAGCAGCAGAGCCGGGAGAACCAGCTCCAGACCCCGCTCACCGAGAGCGCGCTGACCAAGAGCAAGGGAATGCTGCGCATCGACCCGGAGGTCATGAAGACCCAGATGTACCCGTGGCTCCGGCTGGCCGGCGCGCAGCAGCTGCCGGACCTGGGCAAGGCCGTCGACACCTCCGTCCTCGACGAGGTGTTCAAGAACGGCCCCAGGCTTTGA
- a CDS encoding ABC transporter ATP-binding protein → MVDKGRHSRRNGRAADHAADHAAVELRGVAKEFDLSRRREALRVLDGIDLTIARGEFVALLGPSGCGKSTVLRMIAGLETPTSGSVEVEGGAPSALIAEHRLGVAFQDSALLPWASAWDNIALPFRLAGRSVPEERIRALLETVGLEGFAKARPKQLSGGMRQRISIARSMALDPDVLLLDEPFGALDAVTRRRLNLELGGVWARRRTTTVLVTHDVAEAVLLADRVIVLTGRPGSVAHVEEVPAPRPRGEDFTRSHGFHEVVDRLISLLDDPSGGGKP, encoded by the coding sequence ATGGTCGACAAGGGGCGTCACTCCAGGCGGAACGGGCGGGCCGCGGACCACGCCGCGGACCACGCCGCGGTCGAGCTGCGCGGCGTCGCGAAGGAGTTCGACCTGTCGCGCCGCCGCGAGGCGCTGCGCGTGCTGGACGGGATCGACCTGACCATCGCGCGCGGCGAGTTCGTCGCCCTGCTCGGGCCGTCGGGCTGCGGCAAGTCGACGGTGCTGCGGATGATCGCCGGGCTGGAGACGCCCACCTCCGGCTCCGTCGAGGTCGAAGGCGGCGCCCCGTCCGCGCTGATCGCCGAGCACCGCCTCGGCGTCGCGTTCCAGGACTCGGCGCTGCTGCCCTGGGCGAGCGCCTGGGACAACATCGCGCTGCCGTTCCGGCTCGCGGGCCGCTCCGTGCCCGAGGAGCGGATCCGCGCCCTGCTGGAGACGGTCGGACTGGAGGGTTTCGCCAAGGCCCGGCCGAAGCAGCTGTCCGGCGGGATGCGGCAGCGGATCTCGATCGCCAGGTCCATGGCGCTGGACCCCGACGTGCTGCTGCTCGACGAGCCGTTCGGCGCCCTGGACGCCGTCACCCGCCGCCGGCTCAACCTGGAGCTCGGGGGCGTGTGGGCGCGGCGGCGCACCACCACCGTGCTGGTGACCCACGACGTGGCCGAGGCCGTCCTGCTCGCCGACCGGGTGATCGTGCTGACCGGCCGCCCGGGGTCGGTGGCCCACGTCGAGGAGGTCCCGGCGCCGCGGCCGCGCGGGGAGGACTTCACCCGCAGCCACGGGTTCCACGAAGTCGTCGACCGGCTCATCTCGCTGCTCGACGACCCGTCCGGGGGAGGGAAACCGTGA
- a CDS encoding M24 family metallopeptidase, whose amino-acid sequence MYDVADRTGTLAARRDELWRRAGDGALDAIVVLGAPACLGPSADSPGNVRLLTGWMPPLSPAALVLRRDETPVVLAIGPHDVRGFRARLGDTAEVRQVAGAGPLVDALVDLLGAPRAARTGVAGLAELNAGMADALRGPLEGATPVDGHLHAMRMLHYADFSDLAQSVAAISDAMIDRVFAAAAERPRSGAELMLLAEQVGRSLGAESAGCWIATGQAPPTTYFEPRELQEVLTDGDRLQIGTTVRYEGFYGQSLRTAVVGRPPAELEDHARLLVDMQDEIAALMRPGARLADAAARMAELVDQACPYPAGEDPFRFQFCHGLGLSYSEPAMRGVSGAGQADPRFADAVFAEGMVVEVHPNYSVPDLGHVCAGDMAQVTSTGAVWLTSSARGVARLGTGPG is encoded by the coding sequence GTGTACGACGTAGCGGACAGGACGGGGACGCTGGCGGCCCGCCGGGACGAGCTCTGGCGGCGGGCCGGGGACGGCGCGCTCGACGCGATCGTGGTCCTGGGCGCCCCGGCGTGCCTCGGGCCGTCCGCCGACTCGCCGGGCAATGTGCGGCTCCTCACCGGCTGGATGCCGCCGCTCAGCCCCGCCGCGCTCGTGCTCCGCCGCGACGAGACGCCGGTCGTCCTCGCGATCGGGCCGCACGACGTCCGCGGCTTCCGCGCCCGGCTCGGCGACACCGCCGAGGTCCGGCAGGTGGCCGGGGCGGGGCCGCTCGTCGACGCGCTGGTGGACCTCCTCGGGGCACCGCGGGCCGCCCGCACCGGCGTCGCCGGGCTGGCGGAGCTGAACGCGGGGATGGCCGACGCGCTGCGCGGGCCCCTGGAGGGGGCCACGCCGGTCGACGGGCACCTGCATGCGATGCGGATGCTCCACTACGCCGACTTCTCCGATCTCGCGCAGTCCGTCGCGGCGATCTCCGATGCGATGATCGACCGGGTCTTCGCGGCGGCCGCCGAGCGCCCCCGCTCCGGCGCGGAGCTGATGCTCCTGGCCGAGCAGGTCGGACGGTCCCTCGGCGCCGAGTCCGCCGGGTGCTGGATCGCGACCGGGCAGGCGCCGCCCACCACCTACTTCGAGCCCCGGGAACTGCAGGAGGTCCTCACCGACGGGGACCGCCTCCAGATCGGGACCACCGTCCGCTACGAGGGCTTCTACGGCCAGAGCCTCAGGACGGCCGTGGTGGGCCGCCCGCCGGCGGAGCTGGAGGACCACGCCCGGCTCCTGGTGGACATGCAGGACGAGATCGCCGCGCTCATGCGGCCCGGCGCGCGGCTCGCGGACGCCGCCGCCCGGATGGCCGAGCTCGTCGACCAGGCGTGCCCCTACCCGGCGGGGGAGGACCCGTTCCGGTTCCAGTTCTGCCACGGGCTGGGGCTCAGCTACTCCGAGCCGGCCATGCGCGGCGTCAGCGGCGCCGGCCAGGCCGACCCCCGGTTCGCGGACGCCGTGTTCGCCGAGGGGATGGTGGTGGAAGTCCACCCGAACTACTCCGTGCCGGATCTCGGGCATGTATGTGCCGGGGACATGGCACAGGTGACCTCGACCGGAGCCGTCTGGCTCACCTCGTCGGCCCGGGGCGTCGCACGCCTCGGCACCGGCCCCGGATAG
- a CDS encoding ABC transporter permease — MIAVRRIGTSVLGVLILLGLFELVGRTGVAGETWPPLTSVIDYGVGEPGRVILTRAVKATAAEALTGLAIGVLAGVVAAALGLVIPWLRSGMNQLAILLSTLPLIALGPVLVNTVGNERTPAVIAALGSGFAVFVAMSSAFSRPATNLDDLFAVLGASRTTTMVRLRAPAAVPAFFDGLALAAPAALLGAVVGEWFGAPRGIGLLLVSSMQNFEIVQLWAAALCVSIVSLAAYGTLTGVRRASVRRFT, encoded by the coding sequence GTGATCGCCGTGCGCAGGATCGGCACCAGCGTCCTCGGCGTCCTGATCCTGCTGGGCCTGTTCGAGCTGGTCGGCCGGACCGGGGTGGCCGGGGAGACCTGGCCGCCGCTGACGTCCGTCATCGACTACGGCGTCGGCGAGCCGGGACGGGTGATCCTCACCCGCGCGGTCAAGGCGACCGCGGCCGAGGCGCTGACCGGGCTCGCCATCGGCGTCCTCGCCGGGGTCGTCGCCGCGGCGCTCGGCCTGGTGATCCCGTGGCTGCGCAGCGGCATGAACCAGCTGGCGATCCTGCTCAGCACCCTGCCGCTGATCGCGCTCGGCCCGGTCCTGGTCAACACGGTCGGCAACGAGCGGACACCGGCGGTGATCGCCGCGCTCGGCTCGGGCTTCGCGGTGTTCGTCGCGATGTCGTCGGCGTTCTCGCGCCCGGCGACGAACCTGGACGACCTGTTCGCGGTCCTCGGCGCCTCCCGGACGACCACCATGGTGCGGCTGCGGGCCCCCGCGGCGGTCCCGGCGTTCTTCGACGGGCTGGCGCTGGCGGCCCCGGCGGCGCTGCTCGGCGCGGTCGTCGGGGAGTGGTTCGGGGCCCCGCGCGGCATCGGGCTCCTGCTGGTGAGCTCCATGCAGAACTTCGAGATCGTCCAGCTGTGGGCGGCCGCGCTGTGCGTCTCGATCGTGTCCCTGGCCGCCTACGGGACGTTGACCGGTGTCCGCCGGGCCTCCGTCCGCCGATTCACCTGA
- a CDS encoding ABC transporter permease, with protein MNIARTSQIPVRILQLAWPTVLLVGGWALWVQVNGYTELVAPMPQAVAADILTHADAYVGPVLTTTWTALAGLVIGTLVGGLLAVLVWSSRLLTAVLTPAAVLMRSVPVVAIVPVMIGLLGTGKPAVVGITVVVTFFPAFSLVASGLSSPSVSTRDVFAVLGASKSSTLVRLLIPYAVPNALVAVRIAAPSTILSAMLAEFLIGKSGLGFMFVDSVSYAHYARAWGTGVVATALAVLAFVAATRLERWTLDRVT; from the coding sequence GTGAACATAGCGCGCACGTCGCAGATCCCGGTGCGGATCCTCCAGCTCGCCTGGCCGACCGTCCTCCTGGTCGGCGGATGGGCGCTGTGGGTCCAGGTGAACGGGTACACCGAGCTGGTGGCCCCCATGCCCCAGGCCGTGGCCGCGGACATCCTCACCCACGCGGACGCCTACGTCGGGCCGGTGCTCACCACGACCTGGACGGCCCTGGCCGGCCTGGTCATCGGGACGCTCGTCGGGGGGCTGCTGGCCGTCCTGGTCTGGTCGTCCCGCCTCCTGACCGCGGTGCTCACGCCCGCGGCGGTGCTGATGCGGTCGGTGCCGGTCGTGGCGATCGTGCCGGTCATGATCGGGCTGCTCGGCACCGGCAAGCCCGCGGTCGTCGGCATCACGGTGGTCGTGACGTTCTTCCCGGCGTTCAGCCTGGTCGCCTCCGGGCTCAGCTCGCCGTCGGTGAGCACCCGGGACGTCTTCGCGGTGCTCGGCGCGTCGAAGTCCTCCACCCTCGTCCGCCTGCTGATCCCGTACGCGGTGCCGAACGCGCTGGTGGCCGTCCGCATCGCCGCCCCCAGCACGATCCTGTCGGCGATGCTGGCCGAGTTCCTCATCGGCAAGAGCGGCCTGGGGTTCATGTTCGTGGACTCCGTGTCGTACGCGCACTACGCCCGGGCGTGGGGGACCGGCGTGGTCGCCACGGCGCTCGCGGTCCTGGCGTTCGTCGCCGCGACCCGGCTGGAGCGCTGGACCCTGGACCGGGTGACCTGA
- a CDS encoding sugar phosphate isomerase/epimerase family protein, whose protein sequence is MRDIKPQPEAAEAPWAPRIGADGRKFPGAMRGGCHDTLTRAHEAGFGGVFFRTVLDMSPTLDAAELQDIRDHADGLGMYLEAGLGKVNPFATPEMPELRAVGDGDILLGFRRMMEAAARIGCVELWAATTNYQVGYPGKFVWDRFRTDVTWSAQLAATRRFLQRLRPIALDLGVHINLETHEEITSFELVELVESVGPDACGIVFDTANPLQRLEHPQATADRVAPYVRQTQLKDCAITPVEGGYRFDLTPCGDGLVDFAYILSTLARNAPAVNLTIENQESRDDFPGPVPVTVLPMRDSDFVSSHADLTVPEFSAFTGLVYEHALRGSQSWSAAPPAEFGHAEAMAAVRRSLDHITEVRDRVAAVSRSLAVPA, encoded by the coding sequence GTGCGTGACATCAAGCCCCAACCCGAGGCCGCGGAGGCGCCGTGGGCCCCGCGCATCGGGGCCGACGGCCGCAAGTTCCCAGGCGCCATGCGGGGCGGATGCCACGACACGCTCACCCGTGCCCACGAGGCGGGCTTCGGCGGGGTCTTCTTCCGCACCGTGCTGGACATGAGTCCCACCCTCGACGCCGCCGAGCTGCAGGATATCCGCGACCACGCCGACGGCCTCGGGATGTACCTGGAGGCGGGCCTGGGCAAGGTCAACCCGTTCGCCACGCCGGAGATGCCCGAGCTGCGGGCCGTCGGCGACGGCGACATCCTGCTCGGGTTCCGCCGGATGATGGAGGCCGCCGCGCGGATCGGCTGCGTCGAGCTGTGGGCGGCCACGACCAACTACCAGGTCGGCTACCCCGGCAAGTTCGTCTGGGACCGGTTCCGCACCGACGTGACGTGGTCCGCCCAGCTCGCGGCGACGCGCCGCTTCCTCCAGCGGCTGCGCCCGATCGCCCTCGACCTCGGGGTGCACATCAACCTGGAGACCCACGAGGAGATCACCTCCTTCGAGCTGGTCGAGCTGGTCGAGTCGGTGGGCCCGGACGCCTGCGGCATCGTCTTCGACACCGCCAACCCGCTCCAGCGGCTGGAGCACCCCCAGGCCACCGCCGACCGGGTCGCGCCCTACGTCCGGCAGACCCAGCTCAAGGACTGCGCGATCACCCCCGTCGAGGGCGGCTACCGGTTCGACCTGACGCCCTGCGGCGACGGCCTGGTCGACTTCGCCTACATCCTGTCGACGCTCGCCCGCAACGCCCCCGCGGTGAACCTGACGATCGAGAACCAGGAGTCGCGCGACGACTTCCCCGGCCCGGTGCCGGTCACGGTGCTGCCGATGCGCGACTCGGACTTCGTCAGCTCGCACGCCGACCTCACCGTCCCCGAGTTCAGCGCGTTCACCGGCCTGGTGTACGAGCACGCGCTGCGGGGCTCCCAGTCCTGGTCCGCGGCGCCGCCGGCGGAGTTCGGCCACGCCGAGGCCATGGCCGCCGTGCGGCGCAGCCTGGACCACATCACCGAGGTCCGCGACCGCGTGGCCGCGGTGAGCCGCTCCCTGGCGGTGCCGGCATGA
- a CDS encoding cation:proton antiporter, which produces MTRRFAFILAVLAAGAALGGLTGHVGELLGGPLYLPAMIALQVVGLYGSTQAIDLRAVRRDLGTIVAAVTVGVVVKAALITAVMVALFPHPASLVLGIAMAQIDPLSVAALQRGPRLSRRGRALLLAWASFDDPVTSLLTVYVAALASAASGGSVLGLGGPGSWAADLAANLTLAGVALLIEWTVRRRLRRWPAFLVRCVLLTGVAVIAVAQVWVLAAALAGLVVRPRWPGRPHAVDRFLGRATGAALLLATALLGFILSAGVSPWAGLVLGTAAFGVHAVVSLPLTRRQAPSDRVPMALAQQNGITAIVLALLLEPAFGGTVAIVAPAVLVTNLLHLAANAWHGRSARRPDVSAVPRGGRFERDADLVPEVVQ; this is translated from the coding sequence GTGACGAGACGTTTCGCGTTCATCCTCGCGGTACTCGCGGCGGGCGCGGCGCTGGGCGGGCTCACCGGCCACGTCGGCGAGCTGCTCGGCGGCCCGCTCTACCTGCCCGCCATGATCGCGCTGCAGGTGGTCGGCCTCTACGGCAGCACCCAGGCGATCGATCTGCGCGCGGTGCGCCGCGACCTCGGGACGATCGTGGCGGCGGTGACCGTCGGCGTGGTGGTCAAGGCGGCGCTCATCACCGCCGTGATGGTGGCGCTCTTCCCGCATCCGGCCTCGCTCGTGCTGGGCATCGCGATGGCGCAGATCGACCCGCTGTCGGTGGCGGCGCTGCAGCGGGGTCCCCGGCTCTCGCGCCGCGGCCGGGCCCTGCTGCTGGCCTGGGCGTCCTTCGACGACCCGGTCACCAGCCTGCTGACCGTCTACGTCGCGGCGCTGGCATCGGCCGCCTCCGGCGGCTCCGTCCTCGGCCTCGGCGGGCCGGGCTCCTGGGCGGCGGACCTGGCCGCCAACCTCACGCTGGCCGGCGTGGCGCTGCTGATCGAGTGGACGGTCCGCAGGCGGCTGCGGCGATGGCCGGCGTTCCTCGTCCGCTGCGTGCTGCTGACCGGGGTGGCCGTGATCGCCGTCGCCCAGGTCTGGGTGCTGGCGGCCGCCCTGGCCGGGCTCGTCGTGCGGCCGCGATGGCCGGGACGGCCGCATGCCGTCGATCGCTTCCTCGGCAGGGCGACGGGCGCGGCCCTGCTCCTGGCCACGGCGCTGCTGGGTTTCATCCTGTCGGCGGGCGTGTCACCGTGGGCGGGCCTGGTCCTCGGCACGGCCGCGTTCGGCGTCCATGCCGTCGTGAGCCTGCCCCTCACCCGCCGGCAGGCGCCCTCCGACCGGGTGCCGATGGCGCTGGCCCAGCAGAACGGGATCACCGCGATCGTGCTGGCGCTCCTGCTGGAGCCCGCGTTCGGCGGCACGGTGGCGATCGTGGCCCCGGCCGTGCTGGTCACGAACCTGCTGCACCTGGCCGCGAACGCCTGGCACGGGCGGTCGGCGCGTCGGCCGGACGTCTCAGCCGTCCCGCGCGGCGGCCGCTTCGAACGTGACGCGGATCTGGTGCCCGAGGTCGTTCAGTAG
- a CDS encoding FadR/GntR family transcriptional regulator has translation MSDGTQRSRVADQLLQDIRARRYGPGERLPSERRLSETFGVSRPVVREALGMLSSLGLVDIQVGRGAFVTAKDVTVQSQDAQRSLIEVTAVREVLECGALGVSTRRPGEAEIAEVRAALAELERCVAQGAEASSADHRFHRAIVASSQSPTAVRLWEDFTSEIATVIKISPSGNAMDEATLERHRVLADGVLTGAFEPARQACHDLHEDYRRFLHDLLS, from the coding sequence GTGAGCGACGGGACACAGCGCTCACGCGTCGCCGACCAGCTCCTGCAGGACATCCGCGCCCGGCGGTACGGCCCCGGCGAGCGGCTCCCCTCCGAGCGGCGGCTGTCGGAGACCTTCGGGGTCTCCCGGCCCGTCGTCCGCGAGGCGCTCGGCATGCTGAGCTCGCTCGGGCTGGTCGACATCCAGGTCGGGCGGGGCGCCTTCGTGACCGCCAAGGACGTCACCGTCCAGTCCCAGGACGCCCAGCGCTCCCTCATCGAGGTGACCGCGGTCCGCGAGGTGCTCGAATGCGGCGCCCTCGGCGTGTCGACGCGGCGTCCCGGCGAGGCCGAGATCGCCGAGGTCCGGGCCGCGCTCGCCGAGCTGGAGCGCTGCGTCGCGCAGGGCGCCGAGGCCAGCAGCGCCGATCACCGGTTCCACCGGGCGATCGTCGCCTCCTCCCAGTCCCCCACCGCGGTCCGCCTCTGGGAGGACTTCACCAGCGAGATCGCCACCGTGATCAAGATCAGTCCCAGCGGCAACGCCATGGACGAGGCCACCCTGGAGCGCCACCGCGTCCTCGCCGACGGCGTTCTCACCGGCGCGTTCGAACCGGCCCGCCAGGCGTGCCACGACCTCCACGAGGACTACCGCCGCTTCCTCCACGACCTCCTGAGCTGA